In one Bactrocera tryoni isolate S06 chromosome 5, CSIRO_BtryS06_freeze2, whole genome shotgun sequence genomic region, the following are encoded:
- the LOC120778406 gene encoding uncharacterized protein LOC120778406 encodes MKFLVIFAVALACAHAVNLPYIISSPNDSSEEEYRVIVPVKGETDDVDSVKVKVPRLLTPDVKQQIIKQTLAARGYGSILSQTTGAPL; translated from the exons ATGAAATTCCTCGTGATCTTCGCTGTCG CACTCGCTTGCGCGCACGCCGTGAACTTGCCATACATCATCTCCAGTCCAAATGATTCCAGCGAGGAAGAATATCGCGTCATTGTGCCGGTCAAGGGCGAAACCGACGACGTCGATTCGGTGAAAGTGAAAGTGCCACGTTTGCTCACTCCTGATGTCAAGCAACAAATTATCAAACAAACTTTAGCTGCACGCGGTTATGGGTCAATTTTGTCCCAAACTACCGGTGCTCCGTTATGA